AAAACAGGGAAATCGGGACAGCTACTATCGAGTGCGCACTGTTCAGCCGCCTTTGCCGCTCACCGCTGAATGTGCGTAAGAAAAGCCCGACCCGTATTGAGGCGTTGGCGGAAGCGATTGACGCAAGGGCGTGATACTGGACCTCGCTGTGCATGAAATGACGAGTCGCGCGAAACTGCCGAAGCTCGGCGTGTGTGCGGGACAGCAACGTCTGGCCGCGCTAGATCTACTGTGTGAGCAGGGGCGAATCACAAAGGACTACCTGGTACCGGTACTGAACGTGAGCGAAGGTGAAGCCCTGGCGACCTCGCTGATCGAGAACCGCACACGCGAGGCGATGCATATCGCGGATAAGTGGGTCGCGTTCGGCTTTTGACGGAGGGGGCAAAAGCGTGGCGCACATTGCAGCGCTGTCCAAGGTGCCGGACATCGCCGTGCGTCGCGCATTGAAAATCGCCAACCTGTCGCCGATCCTGCTTGACCTGCTGCGTGAGGACAGACTCGACTATGAGCAGGCAAAGGTGCTGGCGTGACGATCACGCTATGCAGGAGCGCGTATGGAACGATGCGGACAACGCGTGGCAACAATGGCCGTCGGAGTTGCGTGCTGCGATCACAACCCTTGAAATCGATGCGCGCGAGGATACGCTCGCGGAGTTTGTCGGCCAAGAGGCCTACGAGGCGGCAGGTGGCCACGCGTTGGACGCGATCTGTTCAGTGATGACCAGAACGCCGGACAGATCGAAGCCCCCGACCTGCCAAACTGACTCGCTATGGATCGGCTGATCCAACTGTCGCAAGGGACCGGCGCGATGCTGACGTTACCGCTGCGACGTTTGCTGAACGGTTCGAATCGTTCGATGCGGATGACATGAAAGGAGCGGGAGCCTTCGTCTATCTCGATGATGTAAACGGCCACGCAGCAGCACGCACCCAGGGAGCGGCCCCCTGCACGGCGAAAAACGCTGCAAGCGAGTGGCTGTGTACCTGCAGCCAGGTGTTGCGCCTGCGTCGCTGATTTATCGCATGATTCCCGTTGTTTTCGATGACCTGTACGGTCACGCCTACACCGATCGTGCAGTCAAGATCGATGTGCATACGACGCGCGATGTGCTGGTGTCCAATGCCGACGACATGGCTGACAGCGTTGCATGGAAGGCACTTGAAGGCGAGCTGTCGAAGTGGGCGCGAATGCTGCCGAAGCGGACCGACTAGCTACTGCCGTGGCTGCACCAGCAGGATACCAATGTGATGTCGAACCTCCTTGCATTCTGCGCGGCGGCGACGGTAGACGGCATCAGCCCCGCGGATCGTGCGCACCCCGTCAACGAACTGGCGAATACGCTTGAAGTGGATATCACGCGCTACTGGAAGGCGACGCGCGCGGGCTATTTCGAGCACGTTCCGAAAGACCGGATCGTCACCGTGGTGGGGGAGACCGTTTCGACCCAGGCTGCGGGTGAACTGCGCGGCATGAAGAAGGGTGATGCAGCGGCGGCTGCCGAGCGGCGTATGACGGACTCGGGCTGGTTGCCGGAAGTGCT
This region of Paraburkholderia terrae genomic DNA includes:
- a CDS encoding ParB/Srx family N-terminal domain-containing protein; the encoded protein is MILDLAVHEMTSRAKLPKLGVCAGQQRLAALDLLCEQGRITKDYLVPVLNVSEGEALATSLIENRTREAMHIADKWVAFGF